ACGGACCCGCACTCCTCCACGGACCCGCACTCCTCGGCGGACGCGCACTCCGCCGCGGACCCGCACTCCTTCGCGGATCCGTCCTCGTTCGCGGGCCCGTCGTCCTCCGCCGGGTCGGGCTCCTCCGCGGCGGTATTCCGGCGGATCCGCTGGAAGCGGGTCGCGCTGGTGGCCGGCGCGCTGTTCGTGCTGGCGATGGGGACGCTCACCCTGGCCGAGTTGCTGGCCGGGCGGTCGGCGGCGGACGCCACCGGCGGGCGGGACGGCGGGGCGCCGACCGTGTTCCAATGGACCGGCAACCACTCCGGCGACGACGAGCAGAAACCGGCACCGGCCGGCACGCCGGCCGAGACCGGCCAGACCTCGGATCCGCAGCCGACCGAGACGGGCGCGACCACGGATCCGCAGCCGACCGAGACCGGCACCACCGACCCGGCTCCGCAGCCGACGACCGAGGCCCCGGCCGAGCCGACGCCGACCGGCGGGACCGGCCCGGGCGGCGATCAGGGCTCCGGCGACGGAACCGAGCAGCAGGGTGCCGCCGAGCAACCGCAGCAGTAGGAGGGATCGAGGATGGACGCGAAAGGTGTGCTGCAAGAGGCATACGGCCGCCTGCCCGAACTGATCGGCACCGCGATCGACGGGCTCACCCCGGAGCAGCTCCGCTGGGCGCCGCGGCCCGGCGCCAACTCGATCGGCTGGCTGGTCTGGCACCTGACCCGGGTGCAGGACCACCATCTCGCCGAGCTGCTCGACACCGAGCAGGTCTACCTCACCGGCGACTGGGCCGCCCGGTTCGGCCGCAAGCCGGACCCGTCGGACACCGGTTACGGCCACACGGCCGCCGACGTGGCCGCGGTCGTCCCGGAGAGCGCTCAGGCGCTGACCGATTACTACCAGGCCGTGCACGAGCGGACCGTGGCCTATCTGGGCGGCCTGACCGAGGCCGACCTGGACCGTGTCGTCGACCGCCGCTGGGACCCGCCGGTGACCCTCGGCGTCCGCCTGATCAGCGTCTACGACGACGACGCCCAGCACGCCGGCCAGGCCGCGTACGTCCGCGGTCTCCTGCCGTAACCCAGCCGAAGTACACGGGGGCTGCCCGACTTCCAGTACACGCGGACCGGTCCGCTCCCGGGGACATCGACCGCGGGCCGGTTCAGTGACAGGTGTCAGCGGTCCGTGCGGCGGAGCGGCGCTACCGTCGGCTGCGGAGCGGAGGGAGAATCATGCCGGAATATCGGGCAAGTCAGACTGCCGTAATGGTCTGCCAGGGCCGCGCCGCCGCACACGACCGGCTGGCGCCGGACCAGTTCGCCGATCCGACCGCGATGGCTCTGCTCCGCGACGACGAGCGGGCCCTGGTCGACCTGGTCCGCAAGGAGCAGCCCCCGGCCGAGTGGAGCGAGCGGGTCGGCTTCGAGATGGTGGCCCGCTGCGCCGAGATGATGGTGCCGCGGACCCTGGCCATCGACGAGGCGGTCCGCGAACGCCCGGCCACTCAGGTGGTGATCCTAGGCGCCGGCCTGGACGGACGTGCCTGGCGGATGCCGGAGCTCGCCGACGTCACCGTCTTCGAGGTCGACCAACCCGCCTCCCAACAGGATAAACGCGACCGCGCCGCGACGCTGGACGGCAAGCCTCCGGTGTTCGTGCCGGTCGACTTCGGCCGGGACCGTCTCGGCGACGCGCTCGTCGCGGCCGGGCACCGGGGCGCCGAGCCGACCACCTGGGTGTGGGAGGGCGTGGTTCCCTATCTGACCCGGGACGAGGTGGCGACCACGGTCCAGGCGATCGCCTCGCTCTCCTCCCCGGGCAGCCGGCTGATCGTCAACTATCAGGCCCGTTCGATGAGGTCGATGTTCGGCCGGTTCGTGGTCCAGGCCATGACCAAGGTCGCCGACCGCCCGAATCCGTGGGCCGCCGAGCCGTGGCGTTCCACCTGGTCGCCGGCGACGATGAGCCGCCTGCTGACCCGCCACGGCTTCACCGTCCGCCGCGACGACGACCTGCACACCCTCGCCCCGGCCGGCATGGACACCGAGTCGAGCACCGTGTCGTTCCGCAGCAGCCGCGTCGCCGTCGCCGACATCTGACCCCGCCGGGCCGGGGGCTCAGGCGGCGGCTTCGAGGACCGCTTTCAGCTCCAGGATGCCGCGTTCCA
Above is a genomic segment from Actinoplanes ianthinogenes containing:
- a CDS encoding mycothiol transferase; this encodes MDAKGVLQEAYGRLPELIGTAIDGLTPEQLRWAPRPGANSIGWLVWHLTRVQDHHLAELLDTEQVYLTGDWAARFGRKPDPSDTGYGHTAADVAAVVPESAQALTDYYQAVHERTVAYLGGLTEADLDRVVDRRWDPPVTLGVRLISVYDDDAQHAGQAAYVRGLLP
- a CDS encoding class I SAM-dependent methyltransferase, with the protein product MVCQGRAAAHDRLAPDQFADPTAMALLRDDERALVDLVRKEQPPAEWSERVGFEMVARCAEMMVPRTLAIDEAVRERPATQVVILGAGLDGRAWRMPELADVTVFEVDQPASQQDKRDRAATLDGKPPVFVPVDFGRDRLGDALVAAGHRGAEPTTWVWEGVVPYLTRDEVATTVQAIASLSSPGSRLIVNYQARSMRSMFGRFVVQAMTKVADRPNPWAAEPWRSTWSPATMSRLLTRHGFTVRRDDDLHTLAPAGMDTESSTVSFRSSRVAVADI